In the Sinomonas cyclohexanicum genome, GCCGGTCGTAGAGGTTGCGCGGGGTATCCACCTGCTGGAGGAGGCCGTCCTTAAGCACCGCCACGCGGTCTCCCATGGTCATGGCCTCGATCTGGTCGTGGGTGACGTAGACCGTCGTGACGCCGAGGCGGCGGGTGAGGGACGCGATCTGGGTGCGGGTCTGGACGCGGAGCTTCGCATCGAGGTTGGAGAGCGGCTCGTCCATGAGGAAGACCTGCGGGTTTCGGACGATCGCGCGGCCCATGGCGACACGCTGGCGCTGGCCGCCGGAGAGGGCCTTCGGCTTGCGGTCCAGGTACGGCTCGAGGTCCAGGAGCTTCGCGGCCTCCCTGACGCGCTGGGCGCGCTCTTCCTTGGAGACGCCGGCGATCTTGAGCGCGAAGCCCATGTTGTCCGCGACCGTCATGTGCGGGTACAGGGCGTAGTTCTGGAAGACCATCGCGATGTCGCGGTCCTTCGGCGGGACGTCCGTGACGTCGCGGTCGCCGATGAGAATGCGGCCCGAGTTCACGTCCTCGAGGCCGGCGAGCATGCGGAGGGAGGTTGACTTGCCACAGCCCGAGGGGCCAACCAGGACGAGGAACTCGCCGTCCGCGATGTCGATGTTGAGCTTGTCGACGGCGGGCTTGTCCGTGCCCGGGTAAAGGCGCGTCGCATTGTCGAACGTAACTGTAGCCACAGTCATATCCCTTCACCGGCAGGTACGTGCCGGACGATCCGTAGTGAATGGTTCTTGTTGTTCAGTTGTGTGTGCCACGCTGGCCGCCGGTTGGGCGGCGCCGCCATTGTGGCACAGCATGAGAACCGGGGGCAGCGCCCTCGCTCACAGATCGAGTATGGCATAGATCACATGGCCAAGGACAATGTGACGTCCATCATGTGGATAAAGATCCCCTGTGTGGGTGCTGGGACCCGATGTGGAACTGCCTAGGGAGTGCGCTGCGCAGGAAGCTCCGAGCGGAGCTGCGCCAGCAGCGCGACGACGTCCGCGACGTCCTCGGGCCGCTCGACCCTGAACGATGCCGCCGTGTCTCCCGGGCCGACCTTGAGCCCGAGATCGCCGGCCTCGAGGGCGAGGAAGCCGTCCTCGTCGGTGACGTCGTCCCCGGCGAAGAACACCGCATCCGCCTCGGTGACCTGGCGGAGGAACGCGAGGCCCTCGCCCTTGGTTGCGTGCACTACGGAGCCCTCGAGGACCTCCTTGCCCTCCTTGAGGAAGATGTCGCGCCGGGACGCGAGCTGCTGCTTCGCAGCGCCGACGGCGGTCGCAGCGTCCTCCCTGTCCGCCTGGCGTGTATGCAGGACGCGGCCGGCGGGCTTCTCCTCGACCCACGTGCCCGGAGCCTGTGAGGAGATCTCGGTGAACACCCGGTGGAGGTCCGCGAGGGCGTCCCGCTGGTCTGGGTCGAGGGTCACGGGGTGCTCCTCGCCGCCCAGCCGTACCTCCGCGCCGTGGCTGCCGATCAGCTGCGTGCGCGGGTCTGGGCTTGCCACCGCCACGAGGCTCGCGAGGGCGCGGCCGGACACGTAGGCGGTCCACGTCCGGGGCAGGCCCGCGAGGCGTGCCACAGCGTCCGCGGTCTCCGGAAGCGGGCGCGCGTCCTCGGCTCGGGCCACGATCGGGGCCACGACGCCGTCGAAGTCGAGCGCTACGAGGAGCTTCTCGGCAGCGGCAAGGCGTTGGAGCGCGCCGCGGAGGGAGTCGTCGATGCTCACGGGCAGACCTCTTCGAGCCGGGCGAGGAAGGAGGAGGACCATTCCTCGACGTTGTGGACAAGGATCTGGCGGCGCATGGCCTTCATGCGGCGCGTTGCGACGCCGTGCGGCAGGGTGATCGCCGTGGTGATGGCGTCCTTGACCCCCGCGATGTCATGCGGATTGATCAGCAGCGCCTGCTTGAGCTGGTCCGCGGCGCCGGCGAACTCCGAGAGGACCAGTGCGCCCGTGCCGTCGCGGCGCGCGGCCACGTACTCCTTCGCCACGAGGTTCATGCCGTCCCGCAGTGCCGTGACGAGCATGACGTCCGCCGCAAGGTATAGCGCCACCATCTCCTCCACCGGGTAGGCGTGGTGGAGGTAGCGGACGGCCGTATGCTGCATCGTGTCGAACGTTCCGTTGATGCGGCCCACCGTGCCCTCGATCTCCTCGCGGAGGATCCGGTACTGCTCGACCCGCTCGCGGCTCGGCGAGGCGACCTGGATGAGCGTCACGTCGCCGACCTTGACCCGGCCATCGCTGAGGAGTTCCTCGAACGCCTTGAGGCGGTGGCGGATGCCCTTCGTGTAGTCGAGCCTGTCGACGCCGAGCATGATCGTGGTGGGGTCGCCGAGGTCCTGGCGGATCTGCTTCGCGCGCTCGATGATGTCCGGACGCGAGGCGAGCTCGGAGATGCGGGCCGTGTCGATCGAGATCGGGAACGCCTCGGCGCGGACCTCGCGCGCCCGAGGCGAGCCGCCGCCGTCGTGTGTCCCCTCCGTCACCGTGAGGTGCGTGCCCTTGCCGCTGGCCCGGGTGTAGCGGCGGGCGGCGCGGGAGAAGTTCGCGGCGTCGTTGGGGCGCTGGAACCCGAGGAGGTCCGCGCCGAGGAGGCCCTCGAGGACCTGCCGCCGCCAGGGCAGCTGCGCGAAGATCTCCTGCGGCGGGAACGGGATGTGGTTGAAGAAGCCGATCTTCAGGTCGGGCCGCGCAGCGCGGAGCATGGCCGGCACGAGTTGGAGCTGGTAGTCCTGCACCCACACCGTGGCGCCCTCGGCGGCGTGCCCGGCCGCGGCGTCCGCGAAGCGCTGGTTGACCCGCTGGTACGCATCCCACCAGGCGCGGTGGAACTCCGGCGGCGCGATCACGTCGTGGTACAGCGGCCAGAGGGTCGCGTTGGAGAAGCCCTCGTAGTAGTTCTCGACCTCCGCCGCCGAGAGGGGCACCGGCAGGATCGAGATGCCCCCGTGCTCGAAGGGCTCGACCGCCTCGTCCGGGGCGCCGTGCCAGCCGACCCACGCGCCGTCGGAATTCTCCATGACCGGGGCGAGCGCGGTCACGAGCCCGCCGGGGGAGCGGCGCCAGCCCGAGTCCTCGCCCTCGCCGACCCGGTCCACAGGCAGGCGGTTGGAGACGACGAGGAAGTCGTACAGCGGCTGCGCCTGGTCCTTGCCCTTGGTCTTTGTGGTCCTCTGGGTCACCTTCAGGTCCTTCCGCTCCGGGTTGCCTCCACCCTACCGGGGCACCCACCGTGAGGAGCCGCATCTCACACTCGGGCCACGGAACTACGGCGCGGGGCGGATCGTTTCGCACTGAGGAAGCCCCGGCGGGGGTGGAGCCTGCCGTGGGCGTGACACAGGGTGGACGCCGGCGGCTGCACTACACTTGGCCCGTCGCCGTCACCTGTGCGCCCCGGGCGCACCGCGAACCGATCACGAGGAACGATGAGCCCCGCCAACCAGCCACGACCCACCAAGGCAGAGCGCACCGCCGCCGCCCGCGAGAAGGCCCGCCAGATCCGCGAGGAACAGCAGAAGCGGGAGCGGCGCAACAAGCTGCTCCTCCGCTGGGGCGTCGTGGTGGCGCTCGTGGCAGTGATCGCCGTCGTGGCGCTCGTGGTCACCACGTCCATGCGGCAGAACGCGCCGATCGGGGACACCGGGCCGCGCGCAGCGAACACGAACCAGTACGGCGGCGTCACGCTCGGCAAGGGCACCGCGGTCACGACGGTCCCCGCCGGAACCGTGAATGTGGCAGATGTCCCCACGCCCTCCTCGCAGCCGACCGCCAGTGGGGCCGCGACCGCGCCCGGCGTGGAGCCGTCCGCGAAGGGCGAGCCGGTCAAGGTGGTCGTGTACGTCGACTTCATCTGCCCGATCTGCAAGCAGTTCGAGGACACGTACGGCTCGACCCTGACCCAGGACCGCAACGACGGGAAGATCACGGTCGAGTACCGCCCGCTCGGCTTCCTCGATCGGAACTCGACCACCA is a window encoding:
- a CDS encoding ABC transporter ATP-binding protein, with product MATVTFDNATRLYPGTDKPAVDKLNIDIADGEFLVLVGPSGCGKSTSLRMLAGLEDVNSGRILIGDRDVTDVPPKDRDIAMVFQNYALYPHMTVADNMGFALKIAGVSKEERAQRVREAAKLLDLEPYLDRKPKALSGGQRQRVAMGRAIVRNPQVFLMDEPLSNLDAKLRVQTRTQIASLTRRLGVTTVYVTHDQIEAMTMGDRVAVLKDGLLQQVDTPRNLYDRPENVFVAGFIGSPAMNLLELPEADGGVKFGGIVYPVARDVLAGATGSTVTLGVRPEDLESAPQGEGLEVEVDVVEELGADAYVYGHTTLDGQDHDIVARVDGRRPPMKGDKVWVRPQQGHVHLFDTKTGERLGD
- the otsB gene encoding trehalose-phosphatase, whose protein sequence is MSIDDSLRGALQRLAAAEKLLVALDFDGVVAPIVARAEDARPLPETADAVARLAGLPRTWTAYVSGRALASLVAVASPDPRTQLIGSHGAEVRLGGEEHPVTLDPDQRDALADLHRVFTEISSQAPGTWVEEKPAGRVLHTRQADREDAATAVGAAKQQLASRRDIFLKEGKEVLEGSVVHATKGEGLAFLRQVTEADAVFFAGDDVTDEDGFLALEAGDLGLKVGPGDTAASFRVERPEDVADVVALLAQLRSELPAQRTP
- a CDS encoding alpha,alpha-trehalose-phosphate synthase (UDP-forming), whose translation is MTQRTTKTKGKDQAQPLYDFLVVSNRLPVDRVGEGEDSGWRRSPGGLVTALAPVMENSDGAWVGWHGAPDEAVEPFEHGGISILPVPLSAAEVENYYEGFSNATLWPLYHDVIAPPEFHRAWWDAYQRVNQRFADAAAGHAAEGATVWVQDYQLQLVPAMLRAARPDLKIGFFNHIPFPPQEIFAQLPWRRQVLEGLLGADLLGFQRPNDAANFSRAARRYTRASGKGTHLTVTEGTHDGGGSPRAREVRAEAFPISIDTARISELASRPDIIERAKQIRQDLGDPTTIMLGVDRLDYTKGIRHRLKAFEELLSDGRVKVGDVTLIQVASPSRERVEQYRILREEIEGTVGRINGTFDTMQHTAVRYLHHAYPVEEMVALYLAADVMLVTALRDGMNLVAKEYVAARRDGTGALVLSEFAGAADQLKQALLINPHDIAGVKDAITTAITLPHGVATRRMKAMRRQILVHNVEEWSSSFLARLEEVCP
- a CDS encoding DsbA family protein: MSPANQPRPTKAERTAAAREKARQIREEQQKRERRNKLLLRWGVVVALVAVIAVVALVVTTSMRQNAPIGDTGPRAANTNQYGGVTLGKGTAVTTVPAGTVNVADVPTPSSQPTASGAATAPGVEPSAKGEPVKVVVYVDFICPICKQFEDTYGSTLTQDRNDGKITVEYRPLGFLDRNSTTNYSSRAANAAAAVANSYPDKYADFFNALYAQQPAEGSAGLSDQQLKDIAKGLGADISQAVDDKTYRPQVKYDTQLAAASGVTGTPTVFVDGKQWGVGDSAKTPFDQFLAAAITAKG